The genomic segment ATGTACGCTCCAAAGTGTTCCTGCAAGCACTGAAGCAGCGCCCCATGCTTTTTGCGGTAAAGCGTCCGCATCTTGCGAATATGCCGCTCCCAATCGCCATTTTTCATGAACAGGGCCAGCGTCTCCTGATGAATACGCGATGCCGACTGGTCAAAGTCCGCCAATTTCTCCTGATATACCGCTAATAACGCATGCGGCAAAACCATATAGCTCATCCGAATCGATGGCAGCAATGCCTTGGAAAACGTCCCCAAATAAATGACGCGCCCCTGCGTATCCAGTCCTTGAAGGGAAGGAATCGGCTTGCCATGATAGCGAAACTCACCATCGTAGTCATCCTCCATGATGTAGCTCCCCGTCTGATTCGCCCAGTGCAGCAGCTTTTGCCGTTTGGCATACGGCATGACAATTCCAGACGGGTCCTGATGAGACGGTGTGATATAAACCAGCTGTGCTCGACTCTCACTGAGCGCTTCCACATCAATCCCATCCTCCGCCAGCTTGATTGGGCGCACATCATAACCCAAATGGGAAAACACGGCACGTACACCGTGATAGCCCGGCTCTTCCATCGCAACAGCCTGTCCCCGTGTTCCGAATAAGAATCCCAATAAGCTGATCATCACCTGCGTCCCCGCACCGATCACAATTTGTTCCGGCGTAGCTTGTACGCCCCGAGCTCGTCCGAGATAGCGTGCGAGCTCCTCCCGCAGCTGCGGCTCACCTTGTCGATCGCCGTAGTAGAGCACATGCTTGTTTTCTTCCTGCATGCATTGGTTGGTGTACTTGCGCCAACGGTCAAAAGGAAAATGCTCGGCATCTACGCGGGCTTGGTGAAAATCATATTGGATCGGGACTGCTGAGGGTGGAGGTGTTTGGACGTAAGCCGTTTTTGCTGGTTGCTGCCCTTTTCCTGCAGGTACAGGTACAGGCACTGGCCCATCCCAGTCCACATCGACCACATAAAATCCGCTTCGCTCCCGACTCTCGATGTAGCCTTCTGCCATGAGCTGGTGATAGGCGCTCTCGACAGTCGTTTTACTCACTTGCAAAAATCCGCTCAATGCCCGAACAGAAGGCAGACGCGTCCCGGAGATCAAGCGCCTCCCTTGAATTTCTGTACAAAAATACCGATAAAGCTGTAGATAGAGAGGTTCGCTCCCTTCTACAAAGCGGGGACTAATATCTAACAAGCTACATCCTCCTCGCTGACCAAATGAAAAACCGACGGAGACAAAAATCTCCATCGGTACTCATGTTTCTATTACGCCAATATTACGCCAAATACGCCTCTCTTACCTGCGGATTCATCAATAATGTCTGGGCGTCGTCTTTCAAAATAATTTCGCCTGTCTGAATCACATAACCGCGATGCGCGACAGACAGCGCCTGATTCGCATTTTGCTCGACCAAGAGAATCGTCATGCCTTCCTTGTTCAGCTCCGTAACGATGTCAAAAATCTGCTCTACCAGAATCGGCGCCAATCCCATCGACGGTTCATCGAGCATCAGAATTTTGGGTTTCATCATCAGGCCACGCGCAATCGCCAGCATTTGCTGCTCGCCCCCGGACATCGTGCCACCTTTTTGACTAACCCGTTCCTTCAGTCGAGGAAAGTAAGCAAAGGCGCGCTCGATTCCTTCTTCGATCACCTTTTTATCGGATACACTGAAGGCACCCATCTCCAAATTCTCGCGTACGGTCAGCTTGGGAAAAATGCGGCGGCCTTCCGGGACGTGAGCGATTCCTGCTAAGGCAATATCATGTGTACGCATCTGCGTAATGTCTTTGCCATTAAAGATGACTTTTCCTTCTTTAGCACGGGTCTGCCCACATATCGTTTTCAACGTGGTCGATTTACCTGCCCCGTTGGAACCAATCAGCGTCACCACTTCGCCTTCGTTTACCGTCATGCTCAATCCTTTTAATGCGTGGATGCCGCCGTAATACGTATGAACGTTAGTCAGCTCTAGCAATGCCATCGATTTTCCTCCTTCTACGACACGTCCGACGCACTTTTTCCGAGATAGGCCTCAATGACGTTAGGGTTGTTGCGGATTTGTTCGGGTGTTCCTTCTGCAATTTTTCTCCCGTAATCCAACACGTGAATGTATTCGCTGAGTCCCATGACCAGCTTCATATCATGCTCGATCAAGATAATCGTCAAATCGAGCTCTTTTTTCAGCCGACGAATAAAATCCGTCATCTCAACCGTCTCGCGAGGATTCATCCCTGCCGCCGGTTCATCGAGCAAAATGATTTGCGGATTGGTCGCCATCGCCCGGGCAATTTCCAAGCGGCGTTGAAGCCCGTAAGGCAGACTTCCTGCTGCTTCATTGGCAATATGTGCGATCCCGACATACTCCATGAGCTGATAAGCCTCGACACGCGTCCGCTCTTCCTCCTGGCGTACACGTTTGGAATTGAACAGGATACCGAGAATTCCAGCGGACAAGCGGCTATGCACACCCACCATGACATTTTCCAATGCCGTCATTTCTTTGAACAGACGAATGTTTTGAAAGGTGCGGGTGATACCGCGACTCGCGATCTGATCAGGACGAAGCTTCTTGATGCTTTTGCCATTCAGCAGGATTTCTCCCTCATCTGGCTCGTAAAATCCGGTAATCATATTGAAAAAAGTCGTTTTTCCGGCCCCATTCGGACCGATGACAGCCGTAATGCTTCCTTTTTCGATGCCAATCGAAACGTCTTGATTGGCTACCAAGCCGCCAAAGCGCTTCGTTAAATTTTTTGCCTCTAACAATGCCATGCTCATATCCCTCCTCGTCCGCTATGACTGTTTCCCAGAAGTCAATTGGGACAGTCTGCCGAGAATCCCCAGCTTTTCTTTGCCAAACTCGCTATTTTTGATCGCATCGAGATCGTTTTTCTTCCGTTTGGCCGGAATCAATCCGTTAGGGCGATACAAGGCTACGAGAATGAGCATAATTCCGAAAATGAGTCGCTGGAACTTGGATGGGTCCAGCTGGTTCGGCAAACTGATAATCCCCGCATTTTGCAGACCGTGCAGGAAGTTGGAGAATTCTTTTAACAGCTGTACCTGCAAGATCGTGACAAAAGCGGCACCAAGCACAACGCCTGGAATGCTGCCACTACCACCCAGAATGACCATGACCAATATCCCGATTGATTCCATCAGCGTAAAGGAAGTAGGATCGATAAACGTCTGCTTGGCCGCAAAGATAACACCGACGACACCAGCGAAGGAAGCACCCAATGCAAATGCAGCCAGCTTGGTATTCAACAGGGAAATCCCCATGGACTGGGCAGCCAGCTCATCTTCACGTACCGCAATCCATGCACGTCCCAAACGAGAATGCTCAAAGCGTATATTCGCCAAAACGATAAAGGCAATCACAAACAAGACGATGAAGTAAAAGTAAAACGGTGTCCCCATTTTGATCCCAAACAGCTCAGGAGACGGAATCGGCGTAATTCCCTGCGGACCGTTGGTGATGTTGATGGGCTTGTCCAAGTTGTTGAAGACAATGCGAATGATTTCGCCAAAGCCCAAGGTCACGATCGCGAGGTAATCGCCCTTTACTCTGAGAACTGGCAATCCTAGCAATATTCCGAAAACGGCAGCTACTATCAAGCCGACTATGAGAAATGGCCAAAACCACTCACCGGAGAGCGGGAACAGATTCCCTGCAATAAACTCATTCGCTTGCGAGGTCGAGAAAATCGCGTAAGCATAAGCCCCAGCAGCAAAAAATGCGACGTAACCCAAGTCAAGCAAACCAGCAAAGCCTACTACGATATTCAAACCCAAAGCCATCGCTACATAGATTCCTACCTGTGAAGCTACTTCCATGTAGTATCGGTTTTCACCCGCTACCAACGGAATGATCAGAAGGAGAACCACAGCACCAATCACCATTTTGATCGTTTTGGAGGTATTGGTGTAATAGACAAGCACAATGGAAGAAAGAATGCCGAGAAACGCGATGACCGATTTATCCATGAGGTACAACGCGGCAGAAAAAGCTACAATCCAGATCAACGTGAATACGAGCGGAATGCCTTTGAACGATTTCCAAGCGAGATTTGCCATTTATTTCACCTACACTTTCTCTTTTACAGCTTCGCCAAACAGTCCTTCCGGCTTGAAGAGAAGCACGAGAATTAAAATACTGAACGCAAACACGTCTTTGTACTCTGCACCAAAGGCTCCGTTGGTCAACGGCCCCATAAAGGCACCGGACAGGGATTCCAGAAGACCGAGAAGTACGCCACCGATCATCGCACCACGCAGGTTCCCAATCCCGCCGAGTACGGCAGCTGTAAATGCTTTAAGACCGAGAATAAAACCGATATACGGATCGATCGTTCCGTAGTTTTGCGCAAACAGAACACCTGTCGCGCCACCCAGGCTGGATCCAATCAAAAACGTAAGCATGATTACTTTGTTTACATTTATGGTCATCAGCGAAGCCGTACTCTGGTCTTGTGCGACGGCGCGCATGGCGATTCCCCACTTTGTTTTATTCACAAACAACGTCAACGCAATCATCATGACGATCGCAATTACAATTACGATCAATCCTTTTGTTGGAATCGTAGCAATACTTCCTAATGGAATCGAACCTGTAAAAAGAGCGGGACTGTTCAAATAAAACTCATTACGAGCCAGTGCTTCTGTAAAACGTACGAGGTCTTGCAGCAAAAACGATACGCCAATCGCCGAAATCAACGGCACAAGGCGAGGTGCTCCACGCAATGGTCGATAGGCAATCCTCTCAATTCCTACCCCTAAAGCACCCGTTAATACCATGGCAATTATGAGTGTTATGAAAAGTGCGACAAATGGATTCATACCTTCAAGTGCCCCTAGCGCATCAGAGATCAATAATACCTCTGTACCGATAAAGGCTCCGACCATGAAAATGTCTCCATGGGCAAAGTTGATAATTTCCAAAATCCCGTAAACCATTGTGTAGCCTAAAGCCACGACTGCGTACATAAATCCAAGTGTCAATCCGTCAACCAACACCTGAGGCAAAATGTTGATCATGCTTTCCCATCCCTCATTTCTCTTGTAGACTTGTACAAATTTTCTGCATTCATTCCATTGACTGGACTTGTTTTCTCGTGGAAAAGGGGCCAACACCGGCGTGCAGCCCCCTATCCTGATATGAGGCATGGGAGTGTGTGCGCGTTTTGTGGTGTGATTACTCGGCCTTGCCTACGAAAATGGATTTGTCCTTG from the Brevibacillus brevis genome contains:
- the pdxR gene encoding MocR-like pyridoxine biosynthesis transcription factor PdxR — translated: MLDISPRFVEGSEPLYLQLYRYFCTEIQGRRLISGTRLPSVRALSGFLQVSKTTVESAYHQLMAEGYIESRERSGFYVVDVDWDGPVPVPVPAGKGQQPAKTAYVQTPPPSAVPIQYDFHQARVDAEHFPFDRWRKYTNQCMQEENKHVLYYGDRQGEPQLREELARYLGRARGVQATPEQIVIGAGTQVMISLLGFLFGTRGQAVAMEEPGYHGVRAVFSHLGYDVRPIKLAEDGIDVEALSESRAQLVYITPSHQDPSGIVMPYAKRQKLLHWANQTGSYIMEDDYDGEFRYHGKPIPSLQGLDTQGRVIYLGTFSKALLPSIRMSYMVLPHALLAVYQEKLADFDQSASRIHQETLALFMKNGDWERHIRKMRTLYRKKHGALLQCLQEHFGAYIRIKGQDAGLSVTVEVKSESTPQQLKQIAASSGVRVYPTAHKWIHPQENGLPAFQFGFGGQTIEEIEAGIRLLKRVWEPYLHKDMGKA
- a CDS encoding ABC transporter ATP-binding protein, which translates into the protein MALLELTNVHTYYGGIHALKGLSMTVNEGEVVTLIGSNGAGKSTTLKTICGQTRAKEGKVIFNGKDITQMRTHDIALAGIAHVPEGRRIFPKLTVRENLEMGAFSVSDKKVIEEGIERAFAYFPRLKERVSQKGGTMSGGEQQMLAIARGLMMKPKILMLDEPSMGLAPILVEQIFDIVTELNKEGMTILLVEQNANQALSVAHRGYVIQTGEIILKDDAQTLLMNPQVREAYLA
- a CDS encoding ABC transporter ATP-binding protein, with protein sequence MALLEAKNLTKRFGGLVANQDVSIGIEKGSITAVIGPNGAGKTTFFNMITGFYEPDEGEILLNGKSIKKLRPDQIASRGITRTFQNIRLFKEMTALENVMVGVHSRLSAGILGILFNSKRVRQEEERTRVEAYQLMEYVGIAHIANEAAGSLPYGLQRRLEIARAMATNPQIILLDEPAAGMNPRETVEMTDFIRRLKKELDLTIILIEHDMKLVMGLSEYIHVLDYGRKIAEGTPEQIRNNPNVIEAYLGKSASDVS
- a CDS encoding branched-chain amino acid ABC transporter permease gives rise to the protein MANLAWKSFKGIPLVFTLIWIVAFSAALYLMDKSVIAFLGILSSIVLVYYTNTSKTIKMVIGAVVLLLIIPLVAGENRYYMEVASQVGIYVAMALGLNIVVGFAGLLDLGYVAFFAAGAYAYAIFSTSQANEFIAGNLFPLSGEWFWPFLIVGLIVAAVFGILLGLPVLRVKGDYLAIVTLGFGEIIRIVFNNLDKPINITNGPQGITPIPSPELFGIKMGTPFYFYFIVLFVIAFIVLANIRFEHSRLGRAWIAVREDELAAQSMGISLLNTKLAAFALGASFAGVVGVIFAAKQTFIDPTSFTLMESIGILVMVILGGSGSIPGVVLGAAFVTILQVQLLKEFSNFLHGLQNAGIISLPNQLDPSKFQRLIFGIMLILVALYRPNGLIPAKRKKNDLDAIKNSEFGKEKLGILGRLSQLTSGKQS
- a CDS encoding branched-chain amino acid ABC transporter permease, with the protein product MLAPFPRENKSSQWNECRKFVQVYKRNEGWESMINILPQVLVDGLTLGFMYAVVALGYTMVYGILEIINFAHGDIFMVGAFIGTEVLLISDALGALEGMNPFVALFITLIIAMVLTGALGVGIERIAYRPLRGAPRLVPLISAIGVSFLLQDLVRFTEALARNEFYLNSPALFTGSIPLGSIATIPTKGLIVIVIAIVMMIALTLFVNKTKWGIAMRAVAQDQSTASLMTINVNKVIMLTFLIGSSLGGATGVLFAQNYGTIDPYIGFILGLKAFTAAVLGGIGNLRGAMIGGVLLGLLESLSGAFMGPLTNGAFGAEYKDVFAFSILILVLLFKPEGLFGEAVKEKV